Proteins encoded by one window of bacterium:
- the deoC gene encoding deoxyribose-phosphate aldolase, with protein MIDHTALKAETTPAQIEALCREAMEYRFASVCVNPVYVSVVSHLLEDTDVKSCTVVGFPLGAATTANKVAEAREAIRLGATEIDMVLWIGGLKAGQDVWVREDIARVAETCREGGAILKVIMECALLDDDEKKRACVLCFEAGAQFVKTSTGFGPGGATVEDVRLLSRLAKPVGVGVKAAGG; from the coding sequence ATGATTGATCATACCGCGCTCAAGGCGGAAACGACTCCGGCGCAAATCGAGGCATTATGCCGCGAGGCGATGGAATACCGCTTCGCGTCGGTGTGCGTCAACCCGGTGTACGTGAGCGTCGTCAGCCATTTGCTGGAAGATACGGACGTAAAATCGTGCACGGTGGTGGGATTCCCGCTGGGAGCGGCGACGACGGCGAACAAAGTGGCGGAAGCGCGCGAGGCGATTCGCCTCGGTGCGACCGAAATTGACATGGTCCTGTGGATCGGTGGGCTGAAAGCCGGGCAGGACGTATGGGTTCGCGAGGATATTGCCCGCGTCGCCGAAACCTGTCGCGAAGGCGGAGCGATTCTGAAGGTGATTATGGAATGCGCACTGCTGGACGATGACGAGAAAAAGCGCGCGTGCGTGCTGTGCTTTGAGGCGGGCGCGCAATTCGTCAAGACGTCCACCGGATTCGGACCGGGCGGCGCGACGGTGGAGGACGTGCGGTTGCTGTCGCGGCTGGCGAAACCCGTGGGCGTGGGAGTGAAGGCGGCGGGCGGGAT